GAAGGAACTTGCAAGTGAAGGGGTCATTGAAATCATTCATGGAAAAGGGACCTTTGTCAAAAACGTGAAACAAAAAATCCATATTCTTAATTTGCAAGGCTTTTCGGAATTGTCAGTAGCGGCAGGGGATGGCAATTTCTCAAAAGAAATTTTGGTCAATCAAATTGAAACCGCTGACAATGAGCTTATGCAGTATTTTGAACGTAATGAGCCATTTGAGGTGGTGAAGCTTGTGCGACTAATAAAGGATGGAAACAATATCTTTAGTGTTGACTTTGCCTATTTACCATGTGATATCTACCCTGGCATTTCTGAAAAAATAAAGGATAATGTTTCAACCTTTAAAGTTATACATGATGATTACGGAATAAAGTTCGGCAAAGCGCGGAAGGAAATGGAGTTTATTCTTCCTCCTCAAGATTTAAGCAAGCTTCTTCAAGTCTCTCGAATGGAAACCGTTATTCAGGTTAAGAAAGTAATAAAGGATGATCATGAAAGACCGGTACATTACTCCGTGTACTACCTCCTTGCTAATAAAGTAAACTTCTATATTGACGTCGATATGGACAGTGATCTTGATTTAACGAAATAATGTAAAACAAAGACCTTTGGCTTGTTGCATGGGTCTTTGTTGTTTTTATACAAATACTTCGTGATTCAAATCTTAGTATTTTTTGAGTTGGCGAGCAGGTAAGAGAACCAAATTGGCAGGTAGAGGAGGGGATTGTGCAGGTAGGGGATGAGGAGGAGGAAATTATGAGGGGATCTGAACCGGAAAAGTAGGAATATGAACCTTTTTTGGGGGAAGGAAAATGACGAGTGCCAGTCTTACGACTGGCTTTTTATAGGAGTTTAGTAGGATGTTGATTATATTTATTCCTTTTTAATAGAAAGTTTTGAATGATTTGGTTTATTGTGAATATGATAGTGTTGATGGGTTGTACGATGTTGTTATTTAGATAATGAGTTTTTTGCTTGGTGTAAATCGATGTGTTTGTACGAAAGGGTACGATTTGATGTACTTTTTATGACAATTCTCACTGACAATAATAGGATTTTTGTTGTTAAATGTCGTTATAAGGAATAATTTGGCTCTTGCGTCATCTCTGAAGTGATTTCAGGGAGCCTTTTCTGCGAGATCACGCAAACGCTCAAGGGTGGTGGGCCCCTTGTATCGACAAACCAGGCTGCGGACAAAATTGGAAATTCTATCGCCATGTGCTAACGCAGATTATGCTTCCGCTATCCGAGTCCGCTTGCAAAATTTCACATTCCAAGGCGTTTCTGAGAGCGAGCTCTCAAAAGCTTGTAATGTGAAATTTTGCGGCGATAGAATTTCCAATTTTAATGGGGTGGTGTTGTCGACACAAAGTTGTAACAGTGCTATAATGTTATCGGTTACAAATTTCATTGTTATGAAAATTTACAACATTGGAGGGGATGGACATGGAACTTTTGAATTTATATCAGAATAATTATCTGATAGTTTTTGTGTTCCTCTGTCTTGGGGTGCTGCTGCCGTTGGTGGCGTTATATTTAGGTAAACTTTTGCGTCCTCATAAGCCGAGTGTCGAGAAGTATACCACATATGAAAGCGGTATTGATCCATTTCACGATTCCCGTGTACAGTTCAATGTCCGCTATTATATTTTTGCCCTTATGTTTGTTATTTTTGATGTAGAGACTGTGTTTTTATATCCATGGGCGGTTGCCTATGATAAACTGGGAGTTTTTGCGTTAATTGAGATGCTGATTTTCGTAATTATGCTGTTGATTGGCTTAATCTACGCTTGGAAGAAGAAGGTGCTACGATGGACTTAAAACTAGATGACCTTTCACCACAGGAAATGAAAGAATTAGAAAGAAATGTGTTTTTTGCGACGCTAGAGCAAATTAAAGCATGGGCACGCAGTAATTCATTGTGGCCGATGACATTTGGTCTGGCTTGTTGTGCGATTGAAATGATGGGTACGGGCGGAGCTAACTATGACCTTGACCGATTTGGAACGATCTTCCGGACATCACCAAGGCAATCGGATTGTATGATTGTATCTGGTACGGTTACGAAGAAGATGGCGCCGATTGTCCGCCGTTTGTATGATCAAATGCCAGAGCCGAAATGGGTTATTGCGATGGGGTCTTGCGCAACTGCAGGAGGTCCGTATGTGAAGTCTTATTCTGTTGTTAAGGGTGTCGATCAAATCGTCCCTGTTGATGTTTATATCCCTGGATGCCCACCAAACCCGGCCGCATTAATTTATGGAATTAATAAATTAAAGGAAAAGATTCGCTATGAGGCGAAGACTGGGAAGAAGGTGATCTAACCGATGAGCGGGGAGAAGGATCTCGATCAATTAAAAAGAGAAGCGGCTGAGAAAGCGAAGGCGGCAGCGTTAGCGAAGCGTCAGGCAAAGGCAGCAGGAGAATCTCAAGGTGCACAGAAACAGGAGGACAAACCTTCTGAACAAACGCTTAGTCAGGTTGAGTTGCCAGCCCAACAAGAACAGCCAGCTGGAACACCAGCAGAAGATGGTGCAGACCTTGCGAAGAAAAAGGCAGCTGCAGCAGCGAAGGCAAAGGCGGCAGCACTGGCAAAGAAAAAGCGTGAAGGTATTGTGGAGGAAGAAGCTCCTGTTCCTGTTGAAGCAGTGGAAGGAACTACAGCAGCAACTGAAGCGCCAGAGGATGGGGCCGATCTTGCAAAACAGAAAGCTGCAGCAGTAGCAAAGGCAAAAGCGGCAGCAGCGGCGAAGCGGAAGGCGATGGAGTTAGCGGCAGGCAATACGCCGGCAGAAGAAACCCCAGCAGCAGAAGCTGAAACCAGCGATGCCGGTGACGACCTTGCGAAGAAAAAAGCAGCGGCAGTAGCGAAGGCAAAAGCGGCGGCGGCAGCGAAACGCAAAGCGATGGAGCTAGCGGGAGAATCAGCTCCTGCAGAAGAAACACCAGCGGCTGAAGCTGAAACCAGCGATAACGGTGATGACCTTGCGAAGAAAAAGGCTGCTGCGGTAGCAAAAGCGAAAGCAGCGGCAGCGGCGAAGCGTAAAGCAATGGAGCTTGCAGGTGAAGGTGCATCAGCGGAAGAATCTGCAGGAGATGACGCTAAGGCGAAAGCGGCAGCGGCGGCGAAGGCAAAAGCAGCGGCCGCAGTGAAAGCAAAGGCGGCAGCAGCGGCCAAAGCCAAGGCAACTGGAGCCGGTGAGGCAGACACTGCGGCGACTGGCGATGATGAAAAAGCGAAAGCGAAAGCAGCAGCAGTTGCCAAAGCGAAAGCGGCAGCAGCAGCGAAGGCAAAAGCAGCAGGCGCAGCAAAAGGTGGCGACGTATCGCCAGCCGATACGGCCGATCAACCATCACCAAATCAGCCTTTCTTAGACAAGTATAGAAAGGTTATCGAGGAAAATTTGGGTCCAGATGTTTTAGAAGATTCTTATATTAATAAATTATCGAAAGATGTTCCAACACTTGTTGCAAAGAAAGATACATATTTCAAGGTAGCTCAATTTTTGAAATATAATGAGCTCCTAGGGTTCGATTATCTCTCTGAGCTGCATGGAACAGATTTTGTCACACATATGGAAGTTTATGTTCACTTATTCTCATACAAAAATCGCCAATCAGTGGCGTTAAAAGTAAAGATTGACCGCGATGAACCAACAATCGAGTCCTTGCAGCCAATTTGGGCAGGAGCTAACTGGCCTGAGTGCGAAGCTTATGATTTACTAGGAATTAAGTTTACCGGACATCCGAATTTACATCGGATTATGCTAGGAGAAGATTGGGTTGGCCATCCACTGCGTAAAGATTATGAACCGTATGATGTGGAGGTGTAACCAGTGATAAGAACAGAAGAAATGCTGCTAAACGTCGGTCCTCAGCATCCAAGTACGCACGGAGTATTCCGTCTTGTTGTCAAGATTGACGGGGAAATCATTACTGAAGCAACCCCAGTCATCGGTTATTTACACCGCGGAACGGAAAAATTGGCCGAGAACCTGCAATATACACAAATAATCCCGTACACCGACCGGATGGACTATTTGTCAGCGATGACAAACAACTATGTCATCTGTCATGCGGTGGAAACAATGATGGGTATCCAAGTTCCAGAACGTGCCGATTTCCTCCGTGTAATGGCAATGGAATTAGGGCGAATCGCCAGTCACCTGGTTGCATGGGGAACGTATATCCTTGACCTAGGTGCGACGAGCCCATTCATCTATGCTTTCCGTGACCGTGAAATGATTATCAATATGCTTAACGAATTATCAGGTGCTCGTTTGACCTTCAACTATATGCGTGTTGGCGGGGTAAAGTGGGACGCACCAGAAGGCTGGGTCGACGGTGTAAGAGAATTTGTTCCTTACCTGCGTGAACAGCTGAAAGGCTACCATAACCTTGTATCCGGAAATGAAATCTTTTTAGACCGTGTAAAAGGGGTTGGCGTTTATTCAAAGGAAGATGCCATCAATTATTCACTCAGTGGTCCAAACCTTCGCAGTACCGGTGTGAAATGGGATTTACGTAAAGATGAGCCATATTCAATCTATGACCGTTTCGACTTCAATGTTGTCACAAGGGATGAAGGAGATTGTTTGGCCCGTTACCATGTGCGCCTTGAAGAAATCGAAGAATCATTAAAAATCCTTGAACAGGCGTGTGAGCAATTCCCTGCTGAAGGTGAGATTATGGCGAAGGTGCCAAAGATTATCAAAGCACCAAAAGGGGAAGCTTTTGTAAGAATTGAATCTCCTCGTGGAGAAATTGGCTGCTATATCTCAAGTGACGGTAAAAAAGAACCGTATCGCTTAAAGTTTAGGAGACCTTCATTCTATAATCTGCAAATTCTCCCGAAATTATTAGTAGGCGAAAACATTGCAAACTTGATTGCGATTTTAGGGGCAGTTGATATTGTCCTTGGGGAGGTGGACGGCTAATGATAGAGGATTTACTCCAATCCAGTCCAGGCTTGATGAACTTTGGAATCTTCTTTTTACTTGCCGTTGTCTTACTATTAGTAGTCTTAGGTTTCGTAACCTATGCGATATTAGCAGAGCGAAAGGTTTTAGGATACATGCAGGCCCGTCACGGCCCTAACCAGCTTGGCGGTAAGTGGGGATTATTACAGACGGTAGCGGACGTTCTTAAACTTTTATTAAAAGAAGACGTTATTCCGAAGGCAGCCGACAGACCGCTATTTATCCTGGCACCAATCATTGCCTTTACTCCAGCTTTCATGGTACTGGCAACGATCCCATTCACAGACAAATTTCAATTTGCCGATATCGGAGTCGGGTTACTCTATTATATTGCCGTTTCAGGAATGACTGTATTTGGAATGGTACTCGGCGGCTGGGCGTCCAACAATAAATACGCGCTTCTAGGGGGCATGCGTGCAGGCGCACAGATGATCTCCTACGAGATTCCGCTTGTTATGTCCGTTTTAGGTGTTATTTTGTTAACGGGAAGCTTGAATTTATCTGATATTGTACTTCAGCAGGAGCATGGCTGGTTCATTCTTTATCAACCGATTGCCTTTATCGTGTTTTTCATCGCATCGATTGCAGAATTAAACCGGACACCATTTGACCTTCCTGAATCAGAGAACGAACTGGTTGCAGGATACTTTGTTGAGTACTCAGGATTCCGTTGGGCATTCTTTATGCTCACCGAATATGTTTACATGTTTGCGATGTCATCATTGATTACCGTCATTTTCTTAGGCGGATGGCTGCCGCCGCTGGATATCTTAGGATTTATCCCTGGCGCAGTATGGTTTGCACTGAAATTTAGCGTCGTTGTCTTTGTTTACATGTGGTTACGGGCTACACTTCCACGTTTTAGAATCGACCGATTAATGGAATTTGCGTGGAAAGTACTATTCCCAGTCGCATTAGCAAACATTTTCTTAACAGCATTAATCAAAACATTATTTTTCTAAATATTATAAAAGGATTTGTTAAGGGTAATTGTGATTTTGCACCCTGTTGATTGGAGCGCAGGGCACGAAGACTCCTGCGGGAGTACGGGGCTGGGGAGACCCCACAGGCGCTTTTAGCGCCGAGGAGGCTCCCCGGCACGCCCGCGGAAAGCGAAGTGCCCGGAGCGGAAATCAACAGGCCTAATTAATACAGCAAACTAAATAGAAACCTTATAGTGTGTTCGCGGTTGACTGAGCACCTCAAGGAATTTATAAACGATTAAAGTAAGCAATTTTTAAAATGAAAAAGGGGTGAAAAACGTGCTTGGATTTACAAAAGGCTTGAAATATACCCTAAAACAGCTAACGAAAGAAAAGGTAACCTATAATTATCCAGATGAGCCGCTGCCGCTGCCGGACCGCTTCCGCGGTATTCAAAAGTTCTATCCGGAAAAGTGTATTGTGTGTAATCAGTGCATGAACATTTGCCCGACAGAATGTATTAATTTAACGGGTAAAAAACATCCGGATCCAACGAAAAAAGGAAAAATCATTGATACGTATGATATCAATTTTGAGATTTGTATCTTATGTGACCTTTGTACGGAGGTTTGCCCGACTGAAGCGATTGTCATGACCAATAACTTTGAGTTAGCGTCATACAGCCGTGATATGTTATTTAAAAACCTTGAGTGGTTAGACGAGAACGATGAAAACGTACGGCAGGTGAATAAACCATGACAATTACAGGCGAGTTTATCGCATTTATGGGCCTCGCCCTTGTCGCCATCATCGGCGGTGTCCTGTTATTGAACCTTACTAAAGTCGTGCACATGGTCGTGGCCCTCATTTTTACGTTCGTCAGCATTGCCGGTATTTACGTGCTGCTGTCAGCTGAATTTGTCGCAGCGGTTCAAATCTTGATTTATTCCGGTGCGATTACCATTATCATGTTATTTGGAATCATGTTAACGAAGCATGATGATGAAGGGGAAACCACCACTGGCAAGGGAAGAAAGGTTCTATTATTTCTAGGTATACTTGGATTTGCAGCAGCTGTTTACATTGGAATCTATGATTTCAACGTGGTACAGGTACCAACAGACTTACATGTGGACAATACGATGAAAATAGGGGAAGCCCTCTACTCTAAATGGGTGATCCCATTTGAATTAACATCTGTACTACTATTAGTCGCACTTGTCGGAGCGATTGTTCTGGCGAAGAAAGAGGAGAAGGAGGGTGACAAGGAATGAGTTCAGTTCCTGCTTCAGCCTTCTTGGCACTCGCACTAATTTTATTCTGTATCGGCTTATATGGGGCATTGACAAAAAGAAACACCGTAATCGTCTTAATCTCTATTGAATTAATGCTGAATGCCGTTAATATTAACCTGGTAACCTTCAGCAAATACGGTGTAGCACCATCCATCACCGGTCAAATCTTCGCGCTGTTCACGATTTGCGTAGCCGCTGCAGAAGCAGCAGTCGGTCTGGCCATCTTAATGGCCCTATACCGCAACCGCAAAACCGTCAACATCGACGATATGGACACAATGAAAAACTAAATTTTGCAGATAATATTTTTTTCAACACTGCGGTGCCTGTCACCGCAGAAAGACACTGTCCGTCTCAGGCGGACAAATTGGTAATTATTGGTGTATCCCCTCGGTGGACAGTGTCCACGAGCGGTGACAGGCACCATTTCTAAAAAAGGGGATTGTGATGATGATGGAAAATGCATGGATCATACCGCTTTTCCCGCTATTATCGTTTTTGATTCTTCTTCTATTTGGTAAGAAGCTGAGGGATGTGAGTGCGTACGTAGGTATACTGCTTACGTTGGCCTCGCTTGTTTATTCGTTGTTGGTGTTGTTCGAGCGTTTCACTCAACCAACGTTTAAAACTTCAACGGAGTGGCTCAGAATAGGAGATATTTCTTTAACAGCGGGCTTTGAAGTGAATCAATTGAATGCATTAATGCTAGTAATTGTCTCGCTCGTCAGCTTCCTGGTACATACATATTCGAAAGGGTATATGCACGGGGATGAGCGGTTTCCAGTATTCTATGCCTATTTAGGACTATTTACGTTTGCAATGCTCGGGCTTGTCATCTCGCCCAACCTGCTGCAAACTTATATTTTCTGGGAGCTCGTCGGAGTCGGTTCCTTCCTCTTAATCGGATTCTATTTCTACAAAGAAGAAGCGAAGGCTGCGGCGAAAAAAGCGTTCATTATGACCCGTATCGGGGACGTTGGTCTCTTAATCGGGATGATTTTATTATTCTGGGAAACAAAAAGCTTTGAATACAGTGAAATTTTCCGTGCTGTTGAGGCTGGCGCTGTATCAACCACGATGATTACTCTAACAGCAATTCTAATCTTCATCGGGGCTGTTGGTAAATCAGGTCAGTTCCCGCTGCACACATGGCTGCCGGATGCGATGGAAGGTCCGACACCAGTTTCTGCTTTAATCCATGCAGCAACAATGGTTGCAGCAGGTGTTTACTTAGTTGCTTCCCTTTTCCCGCTGTTCGCAGCGAGTGAAACAGCACTATTAACTGTGGCCGTCATTGGTGGATTTACAGCAATTTTTGCTGCCAGCATCGGTCTTGTCCAAACAGATATTAAACGCGTTCTAGCCTATTCAACCGTCAGCCAGCTTGGCTACATGATGCTGGCTTTAGGCTCTGCAGGCTATGTGGCGGGTGTATTCCATTTGATGACACATGCTTTCTTCAAAGCATTGCTATTCTTAGCAGCCGGAAGCGTGATTCATGCGGTACACACACAGAACATCGAAGAGATGGGCGGGCTTTGGAAAAAGCTAAAGCTTACTGCACCATTATTCTTAATCGGAACACTTGCGATCAGCGGTGTACCATTGTTTTCAGGGTTCTTCAGTAAAGATGAAATTTTAATCGCAGCGTGGGAAGGCGGACATCCGATCTTGTTCTTACTTGCGCTTGCCGCGGCATTTATGACCGCATTTTATATGTTCCGCTTGTTCTTCATGGTTTTCACCGGAGAATCACGGACACCAATGAAAAATGTACACGAATCACCATCGATGATGACGTTCCCAATGATTATTCTTGGCGTGTTGGCGATTATCGCAGGTTATGTGCAAACACCATTCAATCACAACCTTGGCGAATGGCTGGTTGATGGAAATGAAGCACTTGGTCATGGGCATGTCGAAGGTCCAATTTGGATCATGATTGCCGCAACTGTTGTTTCCTTAGCAGGTATCTACCTTGCTTACTTGATTTACTATAAGCGATCCATCGCACGCAACTGGCTATCAGGAAGCGGCGATACGCTTCACAGCATTTTACTGAACAAATATTACATTGACGAATTCTATCAAATGTCAGTAGTGGCGGTTACAAAGGGTATTAGTTACTTCCTACGCTTCATCGATGTCTTCCTAGTGGAAGGAATCATGAAGGGCGTAGCAGGAATTGTTCAAGGTCTTGGGGCAGCAGGTTCAAAGCTGCAAACCGGTCAAACGCAAACCTATGCAGCCGTAGCATTTGTCGGCTTGGCACTGCTAGCGGTCATCTTTGTGTTAACAGGGGGGTACTTATAAAATGGATCTTTCTTTCGTTCTATCATTACTAGTATTCTCCCCGTTACTCGGTATCGTAGTGTTGGCTTTCATGCCAAAAACAGAGGAAAAAACAATCAAAATCGTGGGCTTTCTAGCAACACTGCCTGCACTGGTTATTGCCATTGGCCTTTATCTTCACTACCTGGCAGGTAAGAAATTGAGCGATTTTGACGTGGCAAAGGACTGGATTACCTTCGGAGGCTTGCAAGGTGCCGAAGCTGGATTCTGGAAAGTAAACTATGAACTTGGCGTCAGCGGCTTCACGATGCTTTTAGTAGTTCTAACAGCCGTAGTCGCAACACTCGCAGCGATTGCCTCCATTTATATTAAAAAAGAGTGGAAAGGCTATTTTTCTCTATTCCTGCTTTTAGAAATTGGAATGCTTGGAGTTTTTACAGCTGAAAACTTAATTCTATTTTTCTTATTCTTTGAAATTACATTAATCCCAACCTTCTTCTTAATTGGGAAATGGGGTTATTTTGAAAAAGAAAAAGCTGCTTATAGTTTCTTAATCTATAACGGTTTAGGCTCAGCCGTACTGTTAATTGTAATTATGATTCTATTTGCAAAAACAGGAACGACCAATATTGATATGCTCACGCAAATCATGAGCGATCCGAACGTTCCGATGACAAGTGGATTAAAATTAGGCTTATTGATTTCGCTCTTAGTCGCTTTTGGCGTTAAGCTGCCAATCTTCCCGTTACACAGCTGGATGCTTCGCGTCCACGTGCAGGCACCGCCATCCATTGTTATGATTCACTCTGGTATTCTATTGAAAATCGGCGCCTACGGGTTAATTCGCTTTGGAATGGGAATTTTTCCTGAACAGTTTGAGAAACTTGC
This genomic stretch from Neobacillus niacini harbors:
- a CDS encoding GntR family transcriptional regulator — encoded protein: MNKEKSVETESPVFLYDQVKHGIMEMINTGKIVSGQRLPNEKELCEAFDTSRITIRRALKELASEGVIEIIHGKGTFVKNVKQKIHILNLQGFSELSVAAGDGNFSKEILVNQIETADNELMQYFERNEPFEVVKLVRLIKDGNNIFSVDFAYLPCDIYPGISEKIKDNVSTFKVIHDDYGIKFGKARKEMEFILPPQDLSKLLQVSRMETVIQVKKVIKDDHERPVHYSVYYLLANKVNFYIDVDMDSDLDLTK
- a CDS encoding NADH-quinone oxidoreductase subunit A; amino-acid sequence: MELLNLYQNNYLIVFVFLCLGVLLPLVALYLGKLLRPHKPSVEKYTTYESGIDPFHDSRVQFNVRYYIFALMFVIFDVETVFLYPWAVAYDKLGVFALIEMLIFVIMLLIGLIYAWKKKVLRWT
- a CDS encoding NuoB/complex I 20 kDa subunit family protein, giving the protein MDLKLDDLSPQEMKELERNVFFATLEQIKAWARSNSLWPMTFGLACCAIEMMGTGGANYDLDRFGTIFRTSPRQSDCMIVSGTVTKKMAPIVRRLYDQMPEPKWVIAMGSCATAGGPYVKSYSVVKGVDQIVPVDVYIPGCPPNPAALIYGINKLKEKIRYEAKTGKKVI
- a CDS encoding NADH-quinone oxidoreductase subunit C produces the protein MSGEKDLDQLKREAAEKAKAAALAKRQAKAAGESQGAQKQEDKPSEQTLSQVELPAQQEQPAGTPAEDGADLAKKKAAAAAKAKAAALAKKKREGIVEEEAPVPVEAVEGTTAATEAPEDGADLAKQKAAAVAKAKAAAAAKRKAMELAAGNTPAEETPAAEAETSDAGDDLAKKKAAAVAKAKAAAAAKRKAMELAGESAPAEETPAAEAETSDNGDDLAKKKAAAVAKAKAAAAAKRKAMELAGEGASAEESAGDDAKAKAAAAAKAKAAAAVKAKAAAAAKAKATGAGEADTAATGDDEKAKAKAAAVAKAKAAAAAKAKAAGAAKGGDVSPADTADQPSPNQPFLDKYRKVIEENLGPDVLEDSYINKLSKDVPTLVAKKDTYFKVAQFLKYNELLGFDYLSELHGTDFVTHMEVYVHLFSYKNRQSVALKVKIDRDEPTIESLQPIWAGANWPECEAYDLLGIKFTGHPNLHRIMLGEDWVGHPLRKDYEPYDVEV
- a CDS encoding NADH-quinone oxidoreductase subunit D; the encoded protein is MIRTEEMLLNVGPQHPSTHGVFRLVVKIDGEIITEATPVIGYLHRGTEKLAENLQYTQIIPYTDRMDYLSAMTNNYVICHAVETMMGIQVPERADFLRVMAMELGRIASHLVAWGTYILDLGATSPFIYAFRDREMIINMLNELSGARLTFNYMRVGGVKWDAPEGWVDGVREFVPYLREQLKGYHNLVSGNEIFLDRVKGVGVYSKEDAINYSLSGPNLRSTGVKWDLRKDEPYSIYDRFDFNVVTRDEGDCLARYHVRLEEIEESLKILEQACEQFPAEGEIMAKVPKIIKAPKGEAFVRIESPRGEIGCYISSDGKKEPYRLKFRRPSFYNLQILPKLLVGENIANLIAILGAVDIVLGEVDG
- the nuoH gene encoding NADH-quinone oxidoreductase subunit NuoH, producing MIEDLLQSSPGLMNFGIFFLLAVVLLLVVLGFVTYAILAERKVLGYMQARHGPNQLGGKWGLLQTVADVLKLLLKEDVIPKAADRPLFILAPIIAFTPAFMVLATIPFTDKFQFADIGVGLLYYIAVSGMTVFGMVLGGWASNNKYALLGGMRAGAQMISYEIPLVMSVLGVILLTGSLNLSDIVLQQEHGWFILYQPIAFIVFFIASIAELNRTPFDLPESENELVAGYFVEYSGFRWAFFMLTEYVYMFAMSSLITVIFLGGWLPPLDILGFIPGAVWFALKFSVVVFVYMWLRATLPRFRIDRLMEFAWKVLFPVALANIFLTALIKTLFF
- the nuoI gene encoding NADH-quinone oxidoreductase subunit NuoI; translation: MLGFTKGLKYTLKQLTKEKVTYNYPDEPLPLPDRFRGIQKFYPEKCIVCNQCMNICPTECINLTGKKHPDPTKKGKIIDTYDINFEICILCDLCTEVCPTEAIVMTNNFELASYSRDMLFKNLEWLDENDENVRQVNKP
- a CDS encoding NADH-quinone oxidoreductase subunit J, giving the protein MTITGEFIAFMGLALVAIIGGVLLLNLTKVVHMVVALIFTFVSIAGIYVLLSAEFVAAVQILIYSGAITIIMLFGIMLTKHDDEGETTTGKGRKVLLFLGILGFAAAVYIGIYDFNVVQVPTDLHVDNTMKIGEALYSKWVIPFELTSVLLLVALVGAIVLAKKEEKEGDKE
- the nuoK gene encoding NADH-quinone oxidoreductase subunit NuoK, whose amino-acid sequence is MSSVPASAFLALALILFCIGLYGALTKRNTVIVLISIELMLNAVNINLVTFSKYGVAPSITGQIFALFTICVAAAEAAVGLAILMALYRNRKTVNIDDMDTMKN
- the nuoL gene encoding NADH-quinone oxidoreductase subunit L, producing the protein MMENAWIIPLFPLLSFLILLLFGKKLRDVSAYVGILLTLASLVYSLLVLFERFTQPTFKTSTEWLRIGDISLTAGFEVNQLNALMLVIVSLVSFLVHTYSKGYMHGDERFPVFYAYLGLFTFAMLGLVISPNLLQTYIFWELVGVGSFLLIGFYFYKEEAKAAAKKAFIMTRIGDVGLLIGMILLFWETKSFEYSEIFRAVEAGAVSTTMITLTAILIFIGAVGKSGQFPLHTWLPDAMEGPTPVSALIHAATMVAAGVYLVASLFPLFAASETALLTVAVIGGFTAIFAASIGLVQTDIKRVLAYSTVSQLGYMMLALGSAGYVAGVFHLMTHAFFKALLFLAAGSVIHAVHTQNIEEMGGLWKKLKLTAPLFLIGTLAISGVPLFSGFFSKDEILIAAWEGGHPILFLLALAAAFMTAFYMFRLFFMVFTGESRTPMKNVHESPSMMTFPMIILGVLAIIAGYVQTPFNHNLGEWLVDGNEALGHGHVEGPIWIMIAATVVSLAGIYLAYLIYYKRSIARNWLSGSGDTLHSILLNKYYIDEFYQMSVVAVTKGISYFLRFIDVFLVEGIMKGVAGIVQGLGAAGSKLQTGQTQTYAAVAFVGLALLAVIFVLTGGYL
- a CDS encoding complex I subunit 4 family protein — protein: MDLSFVLSLLVFSPLLGIVVLAFMPKTEEKTIKIVGFLATLPALVIAIGLYLHYLAGKKLSDFDVAKDWITFGGLQGAEAGFWKVNYELGVSGFTMLLVVLTAVVATLAAIASIYIKKEWKGYFSLFLLLEIGMLGVFTAENLILFFLFFEITLIPTFFLIGKWGYFEKEKAAYSFLIYNGLGSAVLLIVIMILFAKTGTTNIDMLTQIMSDPNVPMTSGLKLGLLISLLVAFGVKLPIFPLHSWMLRVHVQAPPSIVMIHSGILLKIGAYGLIRFGMGIFPEQFEKLAVLLAILGVVNLLYGAFLAFIQTDFKMVLAYSSISHMGIVLIGLAALNEAGVQGAIFQVVSHGLISALLFFLVGAFYERTDTSLMENLGGMAKGMPVASGFLLAGALASLGLPGMSGFVSEFMAFLGLFEELPWIAAVGTIGIIMTAVYLLRAVLGITYGQAHREFAGLVDLKGVEFVPVVVLIALIVLIGVIPSVLSSPLQATLETIMLGLGG